One Bdellovibrio bacteriovorus str. Tiberius DNA segment encodes these proteins:
- a CDS encoding group III truncated hemoglobin translates to MSTPTQERKPLETREDVMLLVDSFYAKVRADGYIGPIFTDVAKVDWDEHLPKLYNFWSDLLLGEDTYRGRPFPPHTKLNLERGHFEQWLRLFVETVDEHFVGLKANEAKERAYRIARNFMINLQLLSLE, encoded by the coding sequence ATGAGCACACCGACACAAGAACGAAAACCCCTGGAAACCCGCGAGGATGTCATGCTCCTGGTGGACAGCTTTTATGCGAAGGTTCGCGCTGATGGTTATATCGGCCCGATTTTTACGGATGTGGCGAAAGTAGACTGGGATGAGCATCTGCCGAAGTTATATAATTTCTGGAGTGATCTGCTGTTAGGCGAAGACACCTATCGCGGCCGTCCGTTTCCTCCGCATACGAAATTGAATCTGGAGCGCGGGCACTTTGAGCAGTGGTTGCGACTTTTTGTTGAAACCGTTGATGAGCATTTCGTGGGACTGAAAGCCAACGAAGCCAAAGAGCGCGCCTATCGTATTGCGCGTAATTTTATGATCAATTTGCAGTTGCTCAGTCTGGAGTAA
- a CDS encoding alpha/beta hydrolase, with product MKLTVNFTSQGRMLEGTLFLPEDSSEIFAACLFEGSMTGATAQVTEKLAKEVSAEGFITLIMDHNYFSEDEQAPQPWESPSKRLQDIRAALDFLESHASVDKERIIGVGVSVGAEYLAQVCQEGCSLKGLVVVESAMDDSRNLAVDHLDIPTQVVDETHLDSAVDEIVLWARTLFNGGPSQESAGRQDWSVSDK from the coding sequence ATGAAGCTCACTGTCAATTTCACTTCGCAAGGTCGCATGCTGGAAGGAACTCTGTTTTTGCCTGAGGATTCTTCCGAAATTTTTGCGGCTTGTCTGTTTGAAGGTTCTATGACCGGGGCCACCGCCCAGGTGACCGAAAAGCTGGCCAAAGAAGTCAGCGCCGAGGGTTTTATCACCCTGATCATGGATCACAACTATTTCAGTGAAGATGAACAGGCTCCGCAGCCGTGGGAGTCACCCAGTAAACGCCTGCAGGATATTCGCGCGGCGCTGGATTTTTTGGAAAGCCATGCGAGTGTCGATAAAGAACGCATCATCGGTGTGGGCGTCAGTGTCGGGGCCGAATATCTGGCGCAAGTCTGTCAGGAAGGTTGCAGCCTAAAAGGACTGGTGGTTGTGGAAAGTGCCATGGATGACAGCCGTAATCTGGCCGTGGATCATCTGGATATTCCGACGCAAGTGGTGGATGAAACTCATCTGGATTCAGCAGTGGACGAAATTGTCCTGTGGGCTCGCACCTTGTTTAACGGCGGCCCTTCGCAGGAATCCGCCGGCAGACAAGACTGGAGTGTTTCGGATAAATAG
- the ahpC gene encoding alkyl hydroperoxide reductase subunit C, translated as MQTIINTKVPDFKVQAFHHGDFKTVTQNDLKGKWSVFFFYPADFTFVCPTELGDMADKYAEFQKIGVEVYGVSTDTHFTHKAWHDASETIKKIKYPMLADPTFQLTRAFGVHIEEEGLAYRGTFLVNPEGKIVLAEVQDNGIGRNADELFRKTQAAQYIAANPGEVCPAKWTPGKSTLKPGLDLVGKI; from the coding sequence ATGCAAACTATCATCAACACGAAAGTGCCAGATTTCAAAGTTCAAGCTTTCCACCACGGCGATTTCAAAACCGTGACTCAGAACGACCTTAAAGGCAAATGGTCCGTTTTCTTCTTCTACCCTGCGGATTTCACATTCGTATGCCCGACTGAGTTGGGTGACATGGCTGACAAATACGCTGAATTCCAAAAAATCGGCGTGGAAGTTTACGGCGTTTCCACTGACACTCACTTCACTCACAAAGCATGGCATGATGCTTCTGAGACAATCAAAAAAATCAAATACCCAATGTTGGCAGACCCTACCTTCCAATTGACTCGCGCATTCGGCGTGCACATTGAAGAAGAAGGTTTGGCTTACCGTGGTACTTTCCTGGTGAACCCGGAAGGTAAAATCGTATTGGCTGAAGTTCAGGACAACGGTATCGGCCGTAACGCTGATGAATTGTTCCGTAAAACTCAGGCAGCTCAATACATCGCTGCAAACCCAGGCGAAGTTTGCCCTGCGAAATGGACTCCAGGCAAATCCACTCTGAAACCAGGTCTTGATCTGGTTGGTAAAATCTAA
- a CDS encoding VOC family protein — translation MSLLFTSITINTTQLQGMLGFYRIIGFQFTASKVDKGSEVHRAVHNGVEFSLYNIQNPQRSQIPSLQLGFKITDLEKTVQELVKVPGAMCILDPTDMPDGKKAIVLDPDGHSIELCEL, via the coding sequence ATGAGTTTGCTATTCACTTCTATCACAATAAACACCACGCAGCTACAGGGCATGCTGGGTTTTTATCGAATTATCGGCTTTCAATTTACAGCGTCAAAAGTTGATAAAGGGAGTGAAGTTCACAGAGCCGTTCATAACGGCGTCGAATTTTCACTGTACAACATCCAAAATCCTCAAAGATCTCAGATTCCAAGCCTGCAGCTGGGTTTTAAGATTACGGATTTGGAGAAAACCGTGCAGGAACTTGTCAAAGTTCCCGGTGCCATGTGCATATTAGACCCGACAGACATGCCTGATGGCAAAAAGGCCATCGTGCTGGATCCCGACGGGCATTCCATAGAACTTTGCGAATTATAA
- the ahpF gene encoding alkyl hydroperoxide reductase subunit F, which translates to MLDSSLLEQLKSVFGALENTVELVYENSSHEDQKDLLDMLQSVASTSDKITLTQNASGTSPMPQFRIDYKGKHTGIVFKGIPGGHEFTSLILAILNTDGKGKLLDSVIADRVRRLNKNITVQSYISLTCENCPEVVQALNQIALIHGSLRHEIIDGGYVQDDIKSLGIQGVPSLVANAKMFHSGRIQLLDLVSKLESTFGVDANAAPSEPVNKNLGHFDVLVIGGGPAGASAAIYTVRKGLSTAMITEKIGGQVQETKGIENLIGVTYTEGPALAAQLNQHIASYPVKVLENRRVKKIHTENKVKAIELESGEHLTADSIIVTTGAKWRELGVEGEKEYLGRGVAYCPHCDGPFYKGKKVAVIGGGNSGVEAAIDLAGIVREVVVFEYNDQLKADKILVDKLKSLPNVSIVTSAKTEKVIGDGSKVQQIQYLDRSLNKEEKMDLDGIFVQIGLVPNSQFLKETVELTKFGEIIVDEKGRTSAKGIYAAGDVTTTPYKQIVIAMGEGAKAALAAFEDRMYHS; encoded by the coding sequence ATGCTAGACTCTTCTCTTCTTGAACAACTAAAATCTGTCTTTGGCGCCTTGGAGAATACTGTTGAGCTTGTCTATGAAAACAGCTCTCACGAGGATCAAAAAGATCTTTTGGACATGCTTCAAAGTGTGGCCAGCACATCAGACAAAATCACGCTGACTCAGAATGCGTCTGGCACTTCGCCGATGCCTCAGTTCCGTATTGACTACAAAGGCAAACACACGGGCATCGTGTTCAAAGGCATTCCCGGCGGTCACGAGTTCACTTCGTTGATTCTGGCGATCCTGAATACGGATGGCAAAGGCAAGCTTTTGGACAGCGTGATCGCGGACCGCGTTCGTCGTCTGAATAAAAATATCACTGTTCAATCTTACATTTCTTTGACCTGCGAAAACTGTCCTGAAGTGGTGCAGGCTCTGAATCAGATCGCTTTGATTCACGGAAGTCTTCGTCACGAAATCATCGACGGTGGCTATGTTCAGGACGACATCAAGTCCCTGGGCATTCAAGGCGTGCCAAGTCTGGTGGCGAATGCAAAAATGTTCCACTCCGGCCGTATTCAGCTTTTGGATCTGGTCAGCAAACTGGAATCCACCTTTGGCGTCGACGCCAATGCAGCACCATCCGAGCCTGTGAACAAAAATCTGGGTCACTTTGATGTGCTGGTGATCGGTGGCGGCCCGGCGGGGGCATCCGCTGCGATCTATACAGTTCGCAAAGGTCTGTCCACGGCCATGATCACCGAAAAAATCGGCGGTCAGGTGCAGGAAACCAAAGGCATCGAAAATCTGATTGGTGTGACTTACACTGAAGGCCCGGCTTTGGCGGCTCAACTGAACCAGCACATCGCCAGCTATCCGGTGAAGGTTCTTGAAAACCGTCGCGTGAAAAAGATCCACACTGAAAACAAGGTCAAAGCCATCGAACTTGAAAGTGGCGAACACCTGACTGCAGATTCGATCATCGTCACCACGGGGGCGAAATGGCGCGAACTGGGTGTTGAAGGTGAAAAAGAATACCTGGGCCGTGGCGTGGCTTACTGCCCGCACTGTGATGGCCCCTTCTATAAAGGCAAAAAAGTCGCTGTGATCGGCGGAGGAAACTCGGGCGTGGAAGCGGCGATTGATCTGGCCGGCATTGTTCGCGAAGTCGTGGTGTTTGAATACAACGATCAGCTGAAAGCCGACAAGATCCTGGTTGATAAACTGAAGTCCCTTCCGAATGTGTCTATTGTGACCAGCGCCAAGACTGAAAAAGTCATCGGTGATGGCTCCAAAGTTCAGCAGATCCAGTATCTGGATCGTTCCCTCAACAAAGAGGAGAAAATGGATCTGGACGGCATTTTCGTGCAAATCGGCCTGGTGCCGAACAGCCAGTTCCTGAAAGAAACCGTGGAGCTGACCAAGTTCGGCGAAATCATCGTCGATGAAAAAGGTCGCACTTCAGCCAAAGGCATTTACGCTGCCGGAGACGTCACCACGACGCCCTACAAGCAGATCGTGATTGCCATGGGTGAAGGCGCGAAAGCGGCGCTCGCAGCCTTTGAAGACCGTATGTATCACTCTTAG
- a CDS encoding alkaline phosphatase D family protein produces MLLLTPALTLILCACAHTNNEKKTSLHGTVVQSSSSYVSNLPARGIDYSAKIERVAFGSCANQDEPQPIWKTIAATHPDLFLFTGDNIYASWSGQQPIAEQYRKLDLVPEYRAVREKVPFMATWDDHDFGQRDGGVDWTGKDAARRDFMNYWTYTRNSMPLEQGGVYHSKIIGPKKQTVQVIMLDTRYYRSPLKERPGFEGKAMNYIPQDEGTILGQHQWEWLETQLKRPADVRFIVSSIQLIANDPQFEKWGNFPKERQRFFDLVKSTRAKNVIVISGDRHIASIAKTDLNGYGPIYDVTASSLNRPNKYPDSDTHYVGATYNQENFGLAEIDWKKKTVSLQIRDMDSKVVNSVEIKLK; encoded by the coding sequence ATGCTGCTGCTGACCCCCGCTTTGACGCTGATTCTTTGCGCCTGCGCCCATACAAACAACGAAAAGAAAACTTCCCTCCATGGCACCGTGGTGCAGTCCTCCAGCAGCTATGTTTCCAACCTTCCTGCACGCGGGATTGATTATTCCGCCAAAATTGAACGTGTGGCTTTTGGTTCCTGCGCGAACCAGGATGAACCGCAGCCGATCTGGAAAACCATCGCTGCCACTCATCCGGATCTGTTCCTGTTCACAGGTGATAACATCTATGCCAGCTGGTCAGGACAGCAGCCCATCGCCGAACAGTACCGCAAGCTGGATCTGGTCCCGGAATACCGCGCGGTTCGCGAAAAGGTTCCATTCATGGCGACCTGGGATGATCACGATTTTGGCCAGCGCGACGGTGGTGTGGATTGGACCGGCAAAGATGCCGCCCGTCGTGATTTCATGAACTATTGGACCTACACCCGCAACAGCATGCCGCTGGAGCAAGGTGGCGTTTATCACAGCAAAATCATCGGACCGAAAAAACAAACGGTTCAGGTGATCATGCTCGATACTCGTTATTACCGCAGTCCACTGAAAGAACGCCCGGGTTTCGAAGGCAAAGCCATGAATTACATCCCCCAGGATGAGGGCACCATTCTGGGCCAACATCAGTGGGAATGGCTTGAAACCCAGTTGAAACGTCCCGCCGATGTGCGCTTTATCGTCAGCAGCATTCAGCTGATTGCCAACGATCCGCAATTTGAAAAATGGGGGAACTTCCCAAAAGAGCGTCAAAGATTCTTTGATCTGGTAAAATCCACGCGTGCCAAGAACGTGATTGTCATCAGCGGCGACCGTCATATTGCTTCCATCGCAAAAACAGACCTGAACGGTTACGGTCCGATTTACGATGTTACGGCAAGCTCCTTGAATCGCCCGAACAAATACCCGGATTCAGACACTCACTATGTGGGGGCGACCTATAATCAGGAAAACTTCGGCCTGGCCGAAATCGACTGGAAAAAGAAAACCGTCTCCCTGCAGATTCGTGACATGGACAGCAAGGTTGTGAACTCTGTCGAAATCAAATTGAAATAG
- a CDS encoding hydrogen peroxide-inducible genes activator translates to MSPKVNFSLTQLEYIMAVHKHGHFAKAAEACHVTQPTLSMQIQKLEEDLGVVIFDRSKKPILLTHMGKKLISQIQTVLFESRKIESIIQHEQKGAKQGSLSIGVIPTVAPYLLPRLLPVVEEMFPEVDLNIREMQTDQILEALNGDEIDVGVLATPTQMPKMFEFPLYYEPFYVLCEKNHEYAHMKKIKYQSLGMDDIWLLEEGHCLRNQVLDICSVRKGKGQGRRYKFESGSLETLKNLVDLYGGYTLLPHLATEHLGDRSQLVPFERPIPAREIGLVYRREHYKNELIEALGEAILKSIPEELRKIRPKDLDVLPIA, encoded by the coding sequence ATGAGCCCAAAAGTGAACTTTTCTTTGACGCAGCTGGAATACATCATGGCTGTCCATAAGCACGGTCATTTTGCCAAGGCGGCAGAGGCCTGCCACGTTACTCAGCCTACGCTCAGCATGCAAATACAGAAGCTGGAAGAGGATCTGGGCGTCGTGATCTTTGACCGCTCCAAAAAACCCATTTTACTGACACACATGGGTAAAAAACTGATATCCCAAATTCAGACGGTCCTTTTTGAGTCCAGAAAAATTGAGAGTATTATTCAGCATGAACAAAAAGGCGCTAAACAAGGAAGCTTGTCTATTGGTGTCATTCCGACGGTGGCTCCATACCTTTTGCCTCGACTTTTGCCGGTGGTGGAAGAAATGTTCCCGGAAGTGGATCTGAATATCCGCGAGATGCAGACGGACCAGATTCTTGAGGCTTTAAACGGGGATGAAATCGACGTCGGTGTTTTGGCGACTCCGACCCAGATGCCGAAGATGTTTGAATTTCCTTTGTACTATGAACCCTTCTATGTTCTGTGTGAAAAGAATCACGAATATGCGCACATGAAAAAGATCAAATACCAGAGCCTGGGGATGGACGACATCTGGCTGCTGGAGGAAGGCCACTGTCTGCGCAATCAAGTGCTGGATATTTGTTCGGTAAGAAAAGGCAAAGGGCAGGGGCGTCGCTACAAATTTGAAAGCGGCAGTCTGGAAACTTTGAAAAATCTGGTCGACTTGTATGGCGGCTATACGCTGCTGCCGCATCTGGCGACCGAGCATCTGGGCGACCGCAGTCAGCTGGTGCCCTTTGAACGCCCGATCCCGGCGCGCGAAATCGGTCTGGTGTACAGGCGCGAACATTATAAAAACGAACTGATTGAGGCTTTGGGCGAAGCGATCTTAAAATCGATTCCGGAAGAACTGCGCAAGATCCGTCCCAAGGATCTGGATGTTCTTCCGATTGCATAA
- the pepN gene encoding aminopeptidase N has translation MKQEKIYLKDYKSPAFTVDSINLDFNLNEDFCRVVAKSQVRRTHLGEMRLNGEELKLVSIKINGQQLNADQYQITEEELIVPSVPDSFTLEIETELQPQNNTSLEGLYKSNGIFCTQCEAQGFRKITYFFDRPDVMTSYSVTIEADKKRYPVLLSNGDRIKMEDLGNGRQKAYWQDPHKKPCYLFALVAGDLGVIRDTFTTVNGRKVNLEVYAAHGKQERCQHAMESLHKSMKWDEEVFGLEYDLNDYMIVAIDDFNAGAMENKGLNIFNSRLVLADSNSATDVDFHNIESVVAHEYFHNYTGNRVTLRDWFQLSLKEGLTVFRDQEFSADMTDRGVQRIEDVDALRAGQFAEDAGPNSHPVRPESCMAVDNFFTMTIYEKGSEVIRMMQTIVGRKGFRKGMDEYFKRHDGQAVTTEDFAAAISNPNNKDFTQFRRWYNQSGTPVVAVQEKFDADKGEFHVALEQSCPPTPGQPTKEPFHIPLMMGLLDKSGKELSLNCDKITVNTDGKNLMELKEQKETFVFKGLKERPVLSILREFSAPVNLRWEASENDLYFLMEKDTDSFNRREMAQKLGLRLFKKMIQQARAKETMTLDPRFISTMTSILEDQAMDPAFKAKMLQLPSYAVLAQEEAVLDAEAFYKARTALRKEIATANRNQLLNIYKKFHGVEPKSRDPKVFGHRSLKNQALAYLAELHDPEIMDIVNKQYWEAQNMTDRMTAMSLLADSDSAHREKVLADFYANWKDDSVVINKWFTAQATTHRQQTLEDVKALTKHPAFNITNPNNVYSLLRAFGANLVRFNDPNTNAYEFYADKILEIDPKNPQVAARLCAAFNFVSKLEPAMKEKALTQIKRMVAVESLSKNSRELLQSALT, from the coding sequence ATGAAACAAGAAAAAATTTATCTTAAAGACTATAAATCCCCTGCCTTCACGGTAGATTCCATTAACCTCGACTTCAATCTGAACGAAGACTTTTGTCGAGTCGTGGCAAAATCCCAGGTTCGCCGCACCCACCTCGGTGAGATGCGCCTGAATGGCGAGGAACTGAAACTGGTTTCCATCAAAATAAACGGCCAGCAGTTAAATGCCGACCAGTATCAGATCACGGAAGAAGAACTGATTGTTCCGTCAGTTCCCGACAGCTTCACTTTGGAAATCGAAACTGAGCTGCAACCGCAGAACAACACATCCCTGGAAGGACTTTACAAATCCAACGGCATCTTCTGCACCCAGTGCGAAGCACAAGGATTCAGAAAGATCACTTACTTCTTTGACCGTCCGGATGTGATGACTTCTTATTCCGTGACTATCGAAGCTGACAAAAAGAGATACCCGGTTCTGCTTTCCAACGGCGATCGCATCAAAATGGAAGACCTGGGTAACGGCCGCCAAAAGGCTTACTGGCAGGATCCGCACAAAAAGCCATGCTATCTGTTCGCACTGGTTGCGGGTGACTTGGGTGTGATCCGTGACACCTTCACAACAGTGAATGGTCGCAAAGTGAATCTTGAAGTCTACGCGGCTCACGGCAAACAAGAGCGCTGCCAGCATGCGATGGAATCCCTGCACAAATCCATGAAGTGGGACGAAGAGGTCTTTGGCCTTGAATACGACCTGAACGACTACATGATTGTGGCGATTGATGATTTCAATGCCGGCGCGATGGAAAACAAAGGTCTGAATATCTTCAACTCCCGCCTGGTGCTGGCTGATTCCAACTCGGCAACCGATGTGGACTTCCATAACATCGAATCCGTTGTGGCTCACGAATACTTCCACAACTATACCGGCAACCGCGTGACGTTGCGTGACTGGTTCCAGTTGTCCCTGAAAGAGGGTCTGACCGTATTCCGCGATCAGGAGTTCTCTGCTGACATGACGGATCGTGGGGTTCAGCGTATCGAGGACGTGGATGCTTTGCGCGCCGGCCAGTTTGCTGAAGACGCTGGTCCAAACTCCCACCCGGTTCGCCCGGAATCCTGCATGGCGGTGGATAACTTCTTCACCATGACGATCTATGAAAAAGGGTCTGAAGTGATCCGCATGATGCAAACCATTGTGGGCCGCAAGGGCTTCCGCAAAGGGATGGATGAATACTTCAAACGTCATGATGGTCAGGCTGTCACGACGGAAGATTTTGCAGCCGCGATCTCGAACCCTAACAACAAGGACTTCACTCAGTTCCGTCGCTGGTACAACCAGTCCGGCACTCCGGTGGTTGCGGTTCAGGAAAAATTCGATGCTGACAAAGGCGAGTTCCATGTGGCTTTGGAACAGAGCTGCCCGCCGACTCCGGGCCAGCCGACGAAAGAACCATTCCACATTCCATTGATGATGGGTCTTTTGGACAAATCCGGCAAAGAGTTGTCTTTGAACTGTGACAAAATCACCGTAAACACTGACGGCAAAAATCTGATGGAGCTGAAAGAGCAAAAAGAGACCTTCGTGTTCAAAGGCCTGAAAGAGCGTCCGGTTCTTTCCATCCTGCGTGAATTCTCTGCTCCGGTAAACTTGCGCTGGGAAGCTTCTGAAAACGATCTTTACTTCCTGATGGAAAAAGACACGGATTCCTTCAACCGTCGTGAGATGGCTCAGAAACTGGGGCTTCGTCTGTTCAAAAAGATGATCCAGCAGGCTCGCGCCAAAGAAACCATGACTTTGGATCCTCGTTTCATCAGCACCATGACTTCCATTTTGGAAGATCAGGCGATGGATCCAGCGTTCAAAGCGAAGATGTTGCAATTGCCAAGCTATGCTGTTCTGGCACAGGAAGAGGCGGTATTGGATGCGGAAGCATTCTATAAAGCCCGTACAGCTTTGCGCAAAGAGATCGCAACCGCCAACCGCAATCAGTTGCTGAACATCTACAAGAAATTCCATGGCGTGGAACCAAAAAGCCGTGATCCAAAAGTCTTCGGTCACCGCTCTTTGAAAAACCAGGCTTTGGCTTATCTGGCAGAACTGCACGATCCGGAAATCATGGACATCGTGAACAAGCAATACTGGGAAGCTCAGAACATGACCGATCGTATGACGGCAATGTCTTTGCTGGCGGATTCAGACTCTGCTCACCGTGAAAAGGTTTTGGCGGACTTCTATGCAAACTGGAAAGACGATTCCGTGGTGATCAACAAGTGGTTCACGGCGCAAGCGACCACTCACCGTCAACAGACATTGGAAGACGTCAAAGCATTGACGAAGCATCCGGCGTTCAACATCACGAACCCGAACAATGTGTATTCATTGCTTCGTGCTTTCGGGGCGAACCTTGTGCGCTTCAACGACCCGAACACCAACGCTTACGAGTTCTATGCTGACAAGATCCTTGAGATCGATCCAAAGAACCCGCAAGTCGCGGCCCGTTTGTGCGCGGCCTTCAACTTTGTTTCCAAGCTGGAACCAGCCATGAAGGAAAAGGCCCTGACTCAAATCAAACGCATGGTTGCTGTAGAGTCTTTGTCCAAAAACTCCCGCGAACTTTTGCAATCGGCTTTGACCTAG
- a CDS encoding alpha/beta hydrolase family protein, producing MKTALKMPLLAALVFSMSACQTLNKKEAVNAEYIPREVLFGNPDITGIKISPDGKYVTYLSAHKGVLNIWAQEFGKPETAKPVTHDTKRGIFRYNWTYTPGILTFAQDVAGDENFGLYTLNVSTGEITEITKPGKVTSQIAETSHLRPQEVVIMTNERDPKFFDYKILNLTTKATTDLFTNTENYAGIMFDKNFHPIIASQSNKDGSSTIFLWNAGSKKFVKKTVVPFEDSMTSSAVDVSHDGSKVYLLDSRKRDKAALIEWDIKSDQSKVVASDERSDIQGLQMHPQTGKLLWASSYYLKRDIQFFDKDFQKHFEGIEKKLNTEINVTSMSLDGNQWVLFADSTDKPVAFYFYDAKTGTLSQPLYHTKAMIPYGNRLSAMEAIEIPSRDGYQLVSYLTQARKPAGKSLVLLVHGGPWGRDDYGYNPYHQWLADRGYNVLSVNFRASTGFGKKFLNAGDKQWGRKMHDDLIDAVNWAVKNDYADPKQIVIMGGSYGGYAALAGVTFTPDTFAAAVDIVGPSNLETLLATVPPYWESFRANLYKRVGDPTTAAGKKLLKERSPLTHVDKIKKPLLILQGANDPRVKKAEADQIYNAMVAKKIPVEYVLFPDEGHGFAKAANNMGANAITEEFLQKYLKGRLEPIEAQVKASSAQMITTPQ from the coding sequence ATGAAAACAGCATTGAAAATGCCACTATTAGCAGCTCTGGTTTTTTCCATGAGTGCCTGCCAAACCCTGAACAAGAAGGAAGCCGTGAACGCAGAATACATTCCGCGCGAAGTTCTTTTTGGAAATCCCGACATCACCGGGATCAAGATCAGCCCTGACGGAAAATACGTCACTTATCTTTCCGCCCACAAGGGTGTACTGAATATCTGGGCTCAGGAATTCGGCAAGCCGGAAACGGCAAAGCCTGTCACCCACGACACCAAACGCGGCATTTTCAGATACAATTGGACTTACACTCCGGGAATTCTGACCTTCGCTCAGGACGTTGCCGGTGATGAAAACTTCGGCCTGTACACCCTGAATGTCTCCACTGGCGAAATCACTGAAATCACCAAGCCTGGCAAGGTCACTTCCCAGATTGCTGAAACCAGTCATCTGCGCCCGCAGGAAGTGGTCATCATGACCAACGAGCGTGATCCAAAGTTCTTTGATTACAAGATCCTGAATCTGACAACCAAAGCCACCACGGATCTTTTCACCAATACCGAAAACTATGCCGGGATCATGTTCGACAAGAACTTCCACCCGATCATCGCCAGCCAATCGAACAAAGATGGTTCTTCCACAATCTTCCTGTGGAACGCCGGCAGCAAAAAGTTTGTTAAAAAGACTGTCGTCCCATTCGAAGACAGCATGACTTCTTCCGCAGTGGACGTTTCTCACGATGGCAGCAAAGTCTATTTGCTGGACAGCCGCAAACGGGACAAAGCCGCTTTGATCGAATGGGATATCAAGTCTGACCAAAGCAAAGTGGTTGCCTCGGACGAACGCTCGGATATTCAGGGTTTGCAAATGCATCCCCAGACCGGAAAACTTCTATGGGCGTCCTCTTACTATCTGAAACGTGATATCCAGTTCTTCGACAAGGACTTCCAGAAACACTTTGAAGGGATTGAGAAAAAGCTCAACACCGAAATCAATGTGACCTCCATGAGCCTTGACGGAAATCAGTGGGTTCTGTTTGCAGATTCTACCGACAAACCTGTGGCGTTCTATTTCTATGACGCCAAAACCGGAACTTTAAGTCAGCCTTTGTATCACACCAAAGCCATGATTCCTTACGGCAACCGCCTGAGCGCCATGGAAGCTATTGAGATCCCATCCCGTGATGGCTATCAGCTGGTGTCCTATCTGACTCAAGCCCGCAAGCCGGCTGGCAAATCCCTGGTTTTGCTGGTGCATGGGGGTCCTTGGGGCCGCGATGACTATGGATACAATCCTTATCATCAGTGGCTGGCGGATCGTGGGTATAATGTACTGAGCGTGAACTTCCGCGCCTCGACAGGTTTTGGGAAAAAGTTCCTGAATGCGGGCGACAAACAATGGGGCCGCAAAATGCACGACGACCTGATTGACGCCGTCAACTGGGCTGTTAAAAATGACTATGCCGATCCGAAACAAATCGTGATCATGGGCGGATCCTATGGTGGTTATGCCGCGTTGGCGGGTGTAACCTTCACTCCGGACACTTTTGCTGCCGCGGTGGATATCGTGGGCCCGTCCAATCTGGAAACTTTGCTTGCCACAGTTCCGCCGTACTGGGAAAGCTTCCGCGCGAATCTTTACAAGCGCGTGGGCGATCCGACGACAGCGGCTGGCAAAAAGCTTTTGAAAGAGCGCTCTCCGCTGACTCATGTGGATAAAATCAAAAAACCACTTTTAATCCTTCAAGGGGCCAATGACCCGCGCGTGAAAAAAGCGGAAGCTGATCAGATCTATAACGCCATGGTGGCTAAAAAGATTCCGGTGGAATATGTATTATTCCCTGATGAAGGACACGGTTTTGCCAAGGCTGCCAACAACATGGGGGCTAACGCAATCACCGAGGAATTCCTGCAAAAATACCTGAAAGGACGCCTGGAGCCGATTGAGGCTCAGGTCAAAGCCTCTTCAGCGCAAATGATCACTACGCCTCAGTAA